A part of Rhinolophus ferrumequinum isolate MPI-CBG mRhiFer1 chromosome 11, mRhiFer1_v1.p, whole genome shotgun sequence genomic DNA contains:
- the DUSP8 gene encoding dual specificity protein phosphatase 8: MAGDRLPRKVMDAKKLASLLRGGHGGPLVIDSRSFVEYNRGHVLSSVNICCSKLVKRRLQQGKVTISELIQPAVRSQVVAAEPQAVVVYDQSTRDASVLATDSFLSILLSKLDGCFDSVAILTGGFATFSSCFPSLCEGKPAALLPMSLSQPCLPVPSVGLTRILPHLYLGSQKDVLNKDLMTQNGISYVLNASNSCPKPDFICESRFMRIPINDNYCEKLLPWLDKSIEFIDKAKLSSCQVIVHCLAGISRSATIAIAYIMKTMGMSSDDAYRFVKDRRPSISPNFNFLGQLLEYERSLKLLAALQGEGTPHPGTPEPLPGPGVPLPPLPPPTSESAATGSAAAKAAREGAPSTNGEPPSPAAAPATSVLQQGLRGLHLSSDRLQDTNRLKRSFSLDIKSAYAPSRQPEDPGPPAPGEAPKLCKLDSPTAGVLGLTSSSPDSPDGAPETRPRLRRRPRPPAGSPARSPAHGLGLNFGDASRQTPRHGLSALSAPGLPGPGQPAGPGGWTPPLDSPGTPSPDGLWCFSPEGAQGARFAPFGLAGSQGAGGSDLRRREAARAESRDARTSWPDEPTPETQFKRRSCQMEFEEGMVEGRARGEELAALGKQASFSGSVEVIEVS; encoded by the exons ATGGCAGGGGACCGGCTGCCCAGGAAGGTGATGGACGCCAAGAAGCTGGCCAGCCTGCTGCGAGGCGGGCACGGGGGGCCGCTGGTCATCGACAGCCGCTCCTTTGTGGAGTACAACCGCGGGCACGTGCTCAGCTCCGTGAACATCTGCTGCTCCAAGCTGGTCAAGCGGCGGCTGCAGCAAGGCAAGGTCACCATCTCGGAGCTCATCCAACCAGCCGTGCGCAGCCAG GTGGTGGCTGCGGAGCCACAGGCTGTGGTTGTGTATGACCAGAGCACCAGGGATGCCAGCGTGCTGGCCACAGACAGCTTCCTCTCCATCCTGCTCAGCAAGCTGGACGGCTGCTTCGACAGCGTGGCCATCCTCACCG GGGGCTTTGCCAccttctcctcctgcttcccCAGCCTCTGTGAGGGCAAGCCTGCCGCCTTGCTGCCCATGAGCctgtcccagccctgcctgccagTGCCCAGCGTGGGCCTGACCCGCATCCTGCCTCACCTCTACCTGGGCTCCCAGAAAGATGTCCTGAACAAG GATCTGATGACCCAAAACGGAATAAGCTACGTCCTCAATGCCAGCAACTCCTGCCCCAAGCCGGACTTCATCTGCGAGAGCCGCTTCATGCGCATCCCCATCAATGACAACTACTGTGAAAAGCTGCTGCCCTGGCTGGACAAGTCCATCGAGTTCATCG ATAAAGCCAAGCTGTCCAGCTGCCAAGTCATTGTCCACTGTCTGGCTGGCATCTCCCGCTCTGCCACCATCGCCATCGCCTACATCATGAAGACCATGGGCATGTCCTCAGATGATGCCTACAG GTTCGTGAAGGACCGGCGCCCATCCATTTCGCCCAACTTCAACTTCCTGGGCCAGCTGCTGGAGTATGAGCGCAGCCTGAAGCTGCTGGCGGCCCTGCAGGGCGAGGGGACGCCACACCCGGGGACGCCCGAGCCCCTGCCGGGCCCTGGGGTCCCACTGCCGCCGCTGCCTCCACCTACCTCAGAGAGCGCTGCCACCGGGAGTGCAGCGGCCAAGGCAGCCAGGGAGGGCGCGCCGAGCACCAATGGGGAGCCCCCCTCGCCCGCTGCGGCCCCAGCCACCAGCGTGCTGCAGCAGGGCCTGCGTGGTCTGCATCTCTCCTCCGACCGCCTCCAGGACACCAACCGCCTCAAGCGCTCCTTCTCGCTGGACATCAAGTCTGCCTATGCCCCGAGCCGGCAGCCTGAGGACCCCGGGCCCCCCGCTCCCGGTGAGGCCCCCAAGCTCTGCAAGTTGGACAGCCCGACGGCAGGCGTGCTAGGCCTGACCTCGTCCAGCCCCGACAGCCCAGACGGGGCACCTGAGACGCGCCCGCGGCTCCGCCGACGGCCCCGGCCTCCAGCAGGCTCCCCTGCGCGCTCCCCCGCGCACGGCCTCGGCCTGAACTTCGGGGATGCCTCGCGGCAGACTCCACGGCATGGCCTCTCGGCCCTGTCGGCTCCCGGGCTGCCTGGCCCGGGCCAGCCGGCCGGCCCTGGGGGCTGGACGCCGCCGCTCGACTCCCCCGGCACACCGTCGCCGGACGGGCTCTGGTGCTTCAGCCCCGAGGGCGCACAGGGCGCGCGCTTTGCGCCCTTCGGCCTGGCAGGCTCGCAGGGCGCAGGCGGCAGCGACCTGCGGCGACGGGAGGCGGCGAGGGCCGAGTCCCGGGACGCGCGGACCAGCTGGCCGGACGAGCCCACCCCGGAGACGCAGTTCAAGCGTCGAAGCTGCCAGATGGAGTTCGAGGAGGGCATGGTGGAGGGGCGCGCACGTGGTGAGGAGCTGGCCGCCCTGGGCAAGCAGGCCAGCTTCTCGGGCAGCGTGGAGGTCATCGAGGTGTCCTGA